A window of the Microplitis mediator isolate UGA2020A chromosome 5, iyMicMedi2.1, whole genome shotgun sequence genome harbors these coding sequences:
- the LOC130668185 gene encoding ribonuclease P protein subunit p38-like: MSNKKQKNSSAKKSMRNVLAQPYEFIWPILKDTDDINELNDILKELLPKKKTDRKLSWTQLRKLSKEERKELKNKTGDELDVNADKIIVGVNAVTRAVEKKNISCILLEADVDPMMMIKHIVVMGQNNDIPVVLMPGLKKTTLEKIGFAGLVLGLKKSETEENSHFYNLYEKISNLSKSFPKPKDPEELFQEDLLDQNQPDSVIQDLSSEPNDSNHKKISKPFVLSSSVYKYRGSVSERVFIPPEFKVEAEDFISLADISDLKDSKLQVSGNRYMDIDQNKIKETNQEEEEEEKEEEPMDQEEIKPINKLNKKLELSIYQPLKVKQIQKNPKRLKATKIPKSKTKVPIKKKNK; this comes from the exons atgagcaacaaaaaacaaaaaaattcatctgcTAAAAAGTCAATGCGAAATGTTTTAGCGCAACcatatgaatttatttg gcCGATTTTAAAAGACACTGATgatattaatgaattaaatgaCATTTTGAAAGA ATTGTTACCCAAGAAAAAGACGGACAGGAAATTGAGCTGGACGCAGTTACGTAAATTGAGTAAAGAAGAACGCAaggaattgaaaaataaaactggaGATGAGCTGGATGTCAATGC tgataaaataattgtaggaGTAAACGCAGTGACACGtgcagttgaaaaaaaaaatatttcctgcATTCTCTTGGAGGCAGATGTCGATCCCATGATGATGATCAAACATATCGTGGTGATGGGACAGAATAATGACATTCCAGTTGTTTTGATGCctggattaaaaaaaacaactctGGAAAAAATAGGGTTTGCTGGTCTTGTACTAGGGCTCAAa aagTCGGAAACGGAAGAAAATTCacatttttataacttatatgaaaaaatatcaaatttatcaaaatcatTCCCGAAGCCCAAAGATCCTGAGGAATTATTCCAAGAAGATTTACTGGATCAGAACCAGCCGGACTCAGTAATTCAAGACTTGTCATCAGAACCAAATGATtcgaatcataaaaaaatatccaagcCTTTCGTTCTGTCCTCTAGTGTCTACAAGTATCGCGGGTCTGTCTCAGAAAGAGTTTTCATTCCCCCAGAGTTTAAAGTTGAAGCTGAAGATTTTATTTCGCTCGCTGACATCAGTGACCTGAAAGATTCCAAGCTCCAGGTGTCAGGAAATCGCTACATGGACATCGAtcagaataaaattaaagaaacaaatcaagaagaagaagaagaagaaaaagaagaagaaccGATGGATCAAGAAGAAATAaaaccaataaataaattaaataaaaaactagaaTTATCAATTTACCAACCGCTCAAAGTAAAACAAATTCAGAAGAATCCAAAACGTTTGAAGGCTACGAAAATTCCCAAGTCGAAGACGAAAGttccgattaaaaaaaaaaataaatag
- the LOC130668541 gene encoding lysozyme 2-like yields the protein MAQEAPEAKAALTPQQIPKTCFGCMCEAASECDTSTGCLGDVCGPFRITWGYWSDGGKPTLNNESPNADGAWTRCVNDPFCAANAVQGYMDRFAQDCNGDGVINCDDYVRIHYLGGYGCSGPLPPKYENAYRTCMNTFSG from the exons ATGG CACAAGAAGCACCAGAAGCTAAAGCAGCTTTGACACCACAGCAGATTCCCAAAACATGCTTCGGATGTATGTGTGAAGCTGCTTCTGAATGCGATACCAGCACCGGATGTCTTGGCGATGTCTGCGGTCCATTCCGTATCACTTGGGGCTACTGGTCCGACGGTGGAAAGCCAACACTCAATAATGAGTCACCAAATGCTGATGGcg CATGGACCCGTTGTGTAAATGATCCCTTCTGTGCCGCTAACGCTGTCCAAGGTTACATGGACCGTTTTGctcag GATTGTAATGGAGACGGTGTAATAAACTGCGACGACTACGTGCGCATTCATTATCTTGGCGGGTATGGATGCAGTGGTCCTTTACCTCCTAAATACGAGAACGCTTACAGAACTTGCATGAACACTTTCAGCGGTTAA
- the LOC130668180 gene encoding importin subunit alpha-4 produces MAAEMQNKNRMMVFKNKGKDQDEMRRRRNEVTVELRKNKREETLQKRRNVPATESTDEDDIEKTLSKINLMELVQKAASSDPAEQLAAVQSARKLLSSDRNPPIDPLIESGILPILVRCLEQHENPSLQFEAAWALTNIASGTSAQTQAVMQAGAVPLFLQLLRSSQQNVCEQAVWALGNIIGDGPIPRDYVIKLGVVQPLLTFIKPEIPITFLRNVTWVIVNLCRNKDPPPPVQTIQEILPALNALILHTDVNILVDTVWALSYLTDGGNEQIQMVINSGVVPRLIPLLSHKEVKLQTAALRAVGNIVTGTDEQTQTVLNCGALSHFHNLLTHSKDKICKEAVWFLSNITAGNQSQVEAVIEAGLLPLIIRNLSKSDFQTQKEAAWAISNFTISGNRDQVARLIHEGVIAPFCDLLSCKDTQVIQVVLDGINNMLKLAGPEVEQLANMIEECSGLDKIEALQAHENVEIYKLAYDIIEQYFSDETDDTNLAPQVGEGSFDFDPTATIPNEGFKF; encoded by the exons ATGGCCGCTGAAATGCAAAACAAGAATCGGATGATGGTGTTTAAGAACAAAGGCAAAGATCAGGAT gaGATGAGGAGAAGGAGGAATGAAGTGACTGTCGAGTTGAGGAAAAATAAACGCGAGGAAACTCTACAGAAACGCAGAAATGTACCAGCGACTGAATCTACTG atgaaGATGACATTGAAAAGACAttatcgaaaataaatttaatggagCTGGTACAAAAGGCGGCGAGTTCAGATCCTGCTGAGCAGTTGGCTGCTGTGCAATCCGCCAGAAAATTACTGTCGTCTGATCGTAATCCTCCAATTGATCCATTAATTGAAAGTGGAATCTTACCGATACTAGTACGTTGTCTTGAGCAACATGAGAa tcCGTCGTTGCAATTTGAAGCAGCATGGGCTCTAACAAACATCGCGAGCGGGACCTCTGCTCAGACACAAGCAGTAATGCAGGCCGGTGCAGTGCCACTATTTTTACAGTTATTACGTTCAAGTCAACAAAATGTTTGTGAACAAGCCGTGTGGGCTTTAG gaAATATCATTGGTGATGGACCAATACCTCGAGATTACGTTATCAAACTTGGAGTAGTACAACCACTATTGACATTTATCAAACCAGAAATACCAATAACATTTTTACGCAACGTGACATGGGTAATTGTCAATTTATGTCGAAATAAGGACCCACCGCCACCAGTACAAACCATACAAGAAATATTACCCGCACTCAACGCTCTCATTCTTCATACAGACGTCAAt aTTCTTGTTGATACCGTTTGGGCATTAAGTTATTTAACAGACGGTGGGAATGAACAAATCCAGATGGTGATAAATAGCGGAGTTGTACCGCGACTGATACCGCTTCTTTCGCACAAAGAAGTTAAATTACAGACAGCGGCACTCCGTGCGGTGGGTAATATTGTGACTGGCACTGACGAGCAGACACAGACTGTATTAAACTGCGGTGCACTATCGCATTTCCACAACCTGCTGACTCACTCCAAGGACAAAATATGCAAAGAAGCCGTGTGGTTTTTGTCGAACATAACCGCGGGAAATCAGTCCCAGGTTGAGGCGGTGATCGAGGCGGGTCTTTTGCCCCTGATTATTCGCAACCTCTCGAAGTCCGACTTCCAGACGCAAAAGGAAGCCGCCTGGGCGATCAGCAACTTCACGATAAGTGGAAACAGGGACCAAGTCGCCCGGTTAATTCACGAAGGAGTCATCGCGCCCTTCTGTGATTTACTCTCGTGTAAAGACACTCAGGTTATTCAAGTTGTGCTGGACGGTATTAACAATATGCTCAAGCTCGCCGGCCCCGAAGTTGAACAGCTCGCTAATATGATCGAAGAGTGCTctg gtTTGGATAAAATAGAAGCGCTGCAAGCTCATGAGAatgtagaaatttataaattagcTTATGATATTATCGAGCAATACTTCTCAGACGAG ACGGATGACACAAACCTGGCACCGCAAGTCGGGGAAGGATCGTTCGACTTCGACCCAACGGCGACTATTCCAAACGAAGGGTTCAAGTTCTGA
- the LOC130668184 gene encoding 39S ribosomal protein L3, mitochondrial, with product MGSFIKMRSGFNALSNLLKPRLEVMTTVPYRERNSKLNPKPRKRLPPWLPKQTRTLYRDDVTSENQSFVKELLETKYGTPDPLSKCYSPLKVAPIEPTVEWVPGSRRTGTIARKIGIYPMWLKNGKKVLTTLLHICDNHVIKYIPPEEWEPGFRTRHIIPKRKLGCLVVGAESSDPQYFTKQYCGLFTEAGVMPKRLLTRFTVSPNAALQPGTPLLATHYRAGDVVDIRGKTMDRGFQGVMKRWGFHGMPASHGVTKTHRRPGNIGSGGKKARVMPGTKLPGHMGNRYRIFRGVRILRVNYKYNVMWVLGQACPGETGTLVNVYDTVLPTRWSKTPPHFPTYIPKEGETLPEEAWAEDVHQFDSPTIEFEPEK from the exons atggggtcttttataaaaatgcgCTCCGGATTTAATGCCCTGAGTAATTTATTGAAGCccag actcGAGGTAATGACGACAGTTCCATATCGTGAGCGAAACAGTAAATTAAATCCGAAGCCAAGGAAACGTCTCCCGCCCTGGCTGCCAAAGCAAACTCGAACA ctCTACAGAGATGACGTGACGTCAGAAAATCAATCGTTTGTCAAAGAATTACTAGAAACTAAGTACGGAACTCCAGATCCACTGAGCAAATGCTACTCGCCTTTGAAAGTCGCTCCCATTGAACCAACTGTCGAATGGGTTCCTGGGTCTAGAAGAACTGGGACCATTGCTCGTAAAATAGGAATCTATCCCATGTGGTTGAAGAATGGCAAGAAAGTTCTCACAACTTTAttacat ATTTGTGACAACCACGTAATCAAATATATTCCCCCAGAAGAATGGGAACCAGGTTTCAGGACCAGACACATAATTCCCAAAAGAAAATTGGGATGTTTGGTCGTCGGGGCCGAGAGCTCTGACCCccaatat TTTACTAAACAATACTGCGGATTGTTCACCGAAGCTGGCGTGATGCCGAAAAGATTGCTGACGCGTTTTACTGTCAGTCCAAACGCGGCACTGCAGCCTGGAACTCCACTGCTGGCAACTCATTACAGAGCTGGTGATGTCGTTGACATCAGAGGGAAAAC aATGGACCGCGGATTTCAAGGGGTGATGAAACGCTGGGGTTTTCACGGTATGCCGGCGTCTCACGGTGTCACCAAAACCCATCGGCGACCTGGTAATATTGGATCCGGTGGTAAGAAGGCTCGAGTTATGCCGGGTACTAAATTACCTGGACATATGGGTAATAGATACCGTATTTTCCGTGGTGTCAGA ATTCTGCGGGTTAATTACAAGTACAACGTGATGTGGGTACTGGGGCAAGCTTGTCCAGGAGAAACAGGCACCCTTGTGAACGTCTACGACACGGTGCTGCCTACGAGGTGGTCCAAGACACCTCCACACTTTCCCACTTACATCCCCAAGGAGGGCGAAACTCTCCCCGAAGAAGCGTGGGCTGAAGATGTCCATCAATTCGACTCGCCCACAATTGAGTTCGagccggaaaaataa
- the LOC130668191 gene encoding elongation factor 1-beta' — protein sequence MAIGDLKTPKGLKDLDTFLSERSYVEGWQASQADVAVLEALGQAPTASNPHVLRWYTHIKSHELSKLPGAKKIPASLGVGAPASAPAAAKAEDDDDLDLFGSDEEEDPEAAKIKEERLKAYAEKKSKKPVLIAKSSIVLDVKPWDDETNMKEIEDKVRSIEMDGLVWGASKLVPVCHGINKLQIMCVVEDDKVSVDLLTEMIQDFEDHVQSVDIAAFNKI from the exons atggctatTGGTGATTTGAAAACCCCAAAAGGTCTTAAAGATCTTGATACTTTCTTATCAGAGCGCAGTTACGTCGAAgg tTGGCAGGCATCTCAAGCGGATGTCGCAGTACTTGAAGCACTTGGACAAGCACCGACTGCATCAAATCCCCATGTCCTGAGGTGGTACACTCACATCAAGTCCCATGAGCTGTCAAAATTACCTGGTGCTAAAAAAATACCAGCAAGTTTGGGCGTCGGCGCACCAGCATCAGCACCAGCTGCTGCCAAGGCTGAGGATGATGACGACCTCGATTTGTTTGGATCTGACGAAGAAGAAGACCCTGAGGCAGCGAAAATTAAGGAGGAGAGACTCAAAGCTTATGCTGAAAAGAAGTCCAAGAAGCCGGTACTCATTGCCAAGTCCAGTATTGTCCTTGACGTCAAACCCTGGGACGATGAGACCAACATGAAGGAAATAGAAGACAAAGTCCGTTCTATTGAGATGGATGGTCTTGTTTGGGGAGCTT ctaaactGGTGCCAGTTTGCCATGGAATCAACAAACTACAGATTATGTGCGTAGTCGAGGATGACAAAGTGTCAGTCGATCTCCTGACCGAGATGATTCAGGACTTTGAGGATCATGTCCAGTCGGTTGACATCGcagctttcaataaaatttaa
- the LOC130668193 gene encoding vesicle transport protein SFT2C — MADLNRELSEYLLSNKNEKQYKLTIPTVTIPKPSLGKWFGKSTEENTEEPGWLQDTQRSCCPSLTKFQRLTGFAICIFMGVLCFSLSAIYIPVLLLKARKFALLYSLGSVFFLMSFCFLWGPISYFKSLFAKEKRCFTLSYLLTLSGTLYFALHLQSTPLTVLCAVLQIIALLSFLVSHIPGGTTGLMFFGRMFKSSVKPTLPI; from the exons ATGGCTGATTTAAACAGAGAGTTGAGCGAGTATTTGCTGAGTAACAAAAACGAAAAACAATATAAACTAACGATCCCGACAGTGACGATACCAAAGCCATCGCTGGGAAAATGGTTCGGAAAATCAACAGAAGAAAACACCGAGGAGCCAGGATGGTTACAAGACACCCAAAGGAGTTGCTGTCCCAGTCTG ACGAAATTCCAACGGCTGACTGGGTTCGCAATCTGTATATTTATGGGAGTCCTGTGTTTTTCCTTATCAGCGATTTATATTCctgttttacttttaaaagCGCGTAAATTTGCTTTGTTATATTCGCTAggaagtgttttttttttaatgag TTTCTGTTTCCTCTGGGGACCCATCAGCTACTTTAAGTCTCTGTTCGCAAAAGAGAAGCGTTGCTTCACATTGTCCTACTTGCTGACATTATCAGGGACTCTGTACTTCGCTCTGCACCTTCAGTCGACACCTCTGACGGTCTTGTGCGCAGTCCTCCAGATAATAGCGCTCTTGTCATTCCTCGTGAGTCACATTCCCGGGGGCACTACCGGACTCATGTTCTTCGGCAGGATGTTCAAGTCTTCTGTCAAGCCGACTCTGCCAATCTGA